The Euphorbia lathyris chromosome 2, ddEupLath1.1, whole genome shotgun sequence genome includes a window with the following:
- the LOC136218232 gene encoding uncharacterized protein isoform X1, whose amino-acid sequence MFAVNSKLLVLGFLVAVYATGSRGGESSTCLTVYKKGGAPAVFRSPKCPLWELPNYDIRSRTSTNAADGSLCQSAMLQGRRKFQEDRTFCALDILIPFPGKTGLREVMVGIVAVFDGHNGAEASEMASKLLLEYFALHTYFLLDATYTLVLKESTGRLPSKEGKDAAFQVLNWDEKLGRHELNFDRSNFFVPEKFDDSFHLRVLKEALMRAIHDIDATFSMATSRKNLDSGSTATIVLIADAHILVANVGDSKALLCSEKFQSPAEARATLLRLYRERRRNGVVSPVRYHDNIKLITSNGLAHFIVDELTRDHHPDRDDEKFRVETAGGYVHEWGGVARVNGQLAVSRAIGDVYYKRYGVISAPEVTDWQPVSKNDTYLVVASDGMFEKLNLQDVCDLLWEVHSHGTERSELSSSCSHSLAECLVNTAIERGSMDNVATVVVPLGSLGIPQRLVRERCIGDDDMDCSSIGLKKPTHGLLDNDLITSELIQLRHGHPLISKFDRLLVEGKHGNFGCYYLSENLNDASTMQDLTNNRESYLYDLPQALPEAFSHQYDGPLNLYNDLNLCLRFGTIVGGAKDQCPNPDGFANFLGLLESIPFPDDGSNYGSNDYATPNLRYVLKKRFGRGSYGEVWLGLYWNCHQDSNASKNENFSFSKCSNQNRSKSAHSTAHDCNAGSNDNFFVLKRIMVERGAAVYLSGLREKYFGEVFLNASRCLGGLLVDGIMNSPVEEWQSDFEEVIEINKSVHELGNNWHFANMLPHRFRLQRSTYEEGLNHIARYVESFESQSNEIWLVFHHEGLSLSKLMYSVDSAQEKIDEVKHVQVLHPSKWWHWLKTTEAGNEEMRNLIWQLLIALKSCHDRNITHRDIKPENMVICFEDQDSGRCLNGVPGGHKNYTTKMRIIDFGSGMDEFTLKHLYGSSGPSRAEQTYEYAPPEALLNASWYQGPPGSNMKYDMWSVGVVILELVLGSPNVFQVGSLTRALLDPHIEGWNEDLKELAYKLRSFMELCILIPGSSTKHHQPMGEVQGGASPASWRCSEEFFSQQIKSRDPLKLGFPNVWALRLVRQLLLWNPEDRLSVDDALQHPYFQHPPRR is encoded by the exons ATGTTCGCAGTTAATTCGAAGCTTCTGGTTTTAGGGTTTCTTGTCGCTGTATATGCAACTGGAAGTCGTGGAGGAGAATCATCGACGTGTTTGACGGTGTACAAAAAAGGCGGTGCTCCGGCTGTGTTCCGATCTCCAAAATGTCCTCTCTGGGAGCTTCCAAATTATGATATTCGATCGCGAACCTCCACAAATGCTGCTGACGGCAGCCTTTGTCAATCTGCCATGCTTCAGGGTCGAAGAAAGTTTCAGGAGGATCGCACCTTCTGCGCCCTCGATATTCTCATTCCATTTCCTG GAAAAACTGGGCTTAGGGAGGTTATGGTTGGCATTGTAGCAGTTTTTGATGGTCATAACGGTGCTGAGGCTAGTGAGATGGCTTCAAAATTGCTGCTGGAGTATTTTGCTCTACATACATATTTTCTTTTGGATGCAACATATACTTTAGTGCTGAAGGAATCCACAGGAAGATTGCCTAGTAAGGAAGGAAAAGATGCTGCATTTCAGGTGTTAAATTGGGATGAAAAACTTGGTCGGCATGAATTGAACTTTGATAG GTCTAATTTTTTTGTGCCAGAAAAGTTTGATGATTCCTTTCATTTAAGAGTCCTGAAGGAAGCACTAATGAGGGCAATCCATGACATTGATGCAACATTTTCTATGGCAA CATCTCGAAAAAATCTTGATTCAGGTTCTACAGCCACCATTGTGCTTATAGCAGACGCTCACATATTAGTTGCCAATGTTGGAGATTCAAAGGCTCTTTTGTGCTCTGAAAAATTTCAGTCTCCTGCTGAGGCAAGAG CCACTTTATTAAGGTTATACAGAGAGCGGAGACGTAATGGAGTTGTTTCACCTGTAAGATATCATGACAACATTAAATTGATTACTTCCAATGGACTGGCACATTTTATTGTTGACGAATTGACTAGAGATCATCATCCGGATAGAGATGATGAAAAGTTTCGGGTGGAGACTGCTGGTGGGTATGTTCATGAGTGGGGTGGTGTGGCTAGAGTAAATGGCCAGTTGGCTGTTTCCCGAGCTATTGGCGATGTGTATTATAAGAG ATATGGTGTCATATCTGCACCCGAAGTGACAGACTGGCAACCTGTCTCCAAAAATGATACTTATCTAGTGGTTGCTTCTGATGGCATGTTTGAGAAGTTGAACTTGCAAGATGTGTGTGATCTACTTTGGGAAGTACACAGCCATGGAACTGAGAGGTCGGAACTTTCTTCTTCATGTTCACATTCATTAGCTGAATGCTTAGTGAACACTGCCATTGAAAGAGGCAGCATGGACAATGTGGCAACTGTTGTTGTTCCATTAGGCTCTCTAGGAATTCCCCAAAGATTGGTGAGGGAAAGGTGTATTGGTGACGATGATATGGATTGCTCATCTATAGGACTGAAGAAGCCCACCCATGGACTTTTAg ATAATGACCTCATTACTTCTGAACTCATACAGTTGAGACATGGACATCCTCTTATTTCCAAGTTTGACAGGTTATTG GTTGAAGGAAAACATGGGAACTTTGGATGTTATTACTTGTCTGAGAATTTAAATGATGCAAGTACCATGCAAGATCTAACTAATAACAGAGAAAGTTATTTGTATGACTTACCTCAGGCCCTACCAGAAGCATTCAGTCACCAGTATG ATGGACCTCTAAATTTGTACAATGACCTGAATTTGTGCTTGCGTTTTGGGACGATTGTTGGTGGAGCTAAAGATCAATGCCCTAATCCTGATGGCTTTGCTAATTTCCTTGGTTTACTTGAATCTATTCCTTTTCCCGATGATGGTTCAAATTATGGATCAAATGATTATGCAACGCCTAATCTAAG GTATGTGCTAAAGAAAAGGTTTGGTCGTGGATCATATGGTGAAGTGTGGCTGGGTCTTTATTGGAACTGTCATCAAGACAGCAATGCTTCAAAAAATGAGAATTTCTCATTTAGTAAATGTTCTAATCAAAATAGAAGTAAATCAGCTCATAGCACTGCTCACGATTGCAATGCTGGTTCTAATGACAACTTTTTCGTTCTTAAACGCATCATG GTGGAGAGGGGAGCTGCTGTTTACTTGAGTGGGCTACGAGAGAAATATTTTGGTGAAGTTTTTTTAAACGCCTCGAGGTGTCTTGGAGGTTTATTAGTAGATGGAATCATGAACTCTCCAGTTGAAGAATGGCAATCAGATTTTGAAGAAGTAATAGAAATCAATAAATCTGTTCATGAATTAGGAAACAATTGGCATTTTGCTAATATGCTTCCCCACAGATTTAGATTACAAAGATCTACTTATGAAGAAGGTTTGAACCATATAGCAAGATATGTAGAGTCTTTTGAATCACAATCTAATGAAATATGGCTTGTATTTCATCACGAAGGCTTGTCCTTGTCAAAGCTCATGTACTCTGTGGATTCAGCACAAGAAAAGATTGACGAAGTAAAACATGTTCAGGTGTTGCACCCATCCAAGTGGTGGCATTGGCTGAAAACAACAGAAGCAGGAAATGAAGAAATGCGCAACCTTATATGGCAGTTG CTGATAGCGCTGAAGTCATGCCATGACCGGAACATCACCCACAGAGATATCAAACCTG AAAACATGGTTATTTGCTTTGAAGATCAGGATTCTGGTAGATGCTTGAATGGAGTTCCTGGTGGGCACAAGAACTATACCACCAAAAT GCGCATTATTGATTTTGGCAGTGGGATGGATGAGTTCACTTTGAAACATTTGTATGGATCATCAGGACCTTCTAG GGCCGAACAAACTTATGAGTATGCTCCTCCTGAAGCGTTGCTTAATGCCAGCTGGTATCAAGGGCCACCAGGTTCAAATATGAA GTATGATATGTGGAGTGTTGGTGTTGTCATTCTAGAATTAGTTTTGGGATCACCAAATGTTTTCCAAGTAGGCTCTTTAACAAGAGCTCTTTTAGATCCACATATTGAGGGTTGGAATGAAGACCTTAAGGAGCTTGCATACAA GCTTAGGTCCTTCATGGAGCTGTGTATTTTAATCCCTGGGAGTTCCACAAAACATCATCAGCCAATGGGTGAA GTCCAGGGTGGAGCTTCACCTGCTTCTTGGAGATGCTCTGAAGAGTTCTTCTCACAACAAATCAAGAGTAGAGATCCTCTGAAATTAGG GTTTCCAAATGTATGGGCGTTGCGGTTAGTGCGCCAGCTGTTACTATGGAATCCA GAGGATCGGTTGAGTGTTGATGATGCTTTGCAGCATCCTTATTTCCAGCATCCCCCAAGGAGATAA
- the LOC136218232 gene encoding uncharacterized protein isoform X3, whose protein sequence is MFAVNSKLLVLGFLVAVYATGSRGGESSTCLTVYKKGGAPAVFRSPKCPLWELPNYDIRSRTSTNAADGSLCQSAMLQGRRKFQEDRTFCALDILIPFPGKTGLREVMVGIVAVFDGHNGAEASEMASKLLLEYFALHTYFLLDATYTLVLKESTGRLPSKEGKDAAFQVLNWDEKLGRHELNFDRSNFFVPEKFDDSFHLRVLKEALMRAIHDIDATFSMATSRKNLDSGSTATIVLIADAHILVANVGDSKALLCSEKFQSPAEARATLLRLYRERRRNGVVSPVRYHDNIKLITSNGLAHFIVDELTRDHHPDRDDEKFRVETAGGYVHEWGGVARVNGQLAVSRAIGDVYYKRYGVISAPEVTDWQPVSKNDTYLVVASDGMFEKLNLQDVCDLLWEVHSHGTERSELSSSCSHSLAECLVNTAIERGSMDNVATVVVPLGSLGIPQRLVRERCIGDDDMDCSSIGLKKPTHGLLDNDLITSELIQLRHGHPLISKFDRLLVEGKHGNFGCYYLSENLNDASTMQDLTNNRESYLYDLPQALPEAFSHQYDGPLNLYNDLNLCLRFGTIVGGAKDQCPNPDGFANFLGLLESIPFPDDGSNYGSNDYATPNLRYVLKKRFGRGSYGEVWLGLYWNCHQDSNASKNENFSFSKCSNQNRSKSAHSTAHDCNAGSNDNFFVLKRIMVERGAAVYLSGLREKYFGEVFLNASRCLGGLLVDGIMNSPVEEWQSDFEEVIEINKSVHELGNNWHFANMLPHRFRLQRSTYEEGLNHIARYVESFESQSNEIWLVFHHEGLSLSKLMYSVDSAQEKIDEVKHVQVLHPSKWWHWLKTTEAGNEEMRNLIWQLLIALKSCHDRNITHRDIKPENMVICFEDQDSGRCLNGVPGGHKNYTTKMRIIDFGSGMDEFTLKHLYGSSGPSRAEQTYEYAPPEALLNASWYQGPPGSNMKYDMWSVGVVILELVLGSPNVFQVGSLTRALLDPHIEGWNEDLKELAYKLRSFMELCILIPGSSTKHHQPMGERKFLLKTLCAEKKNSILRSRVELHLLLGDALKSSSHNKSRVEIL, encoded by the exons ATGTTCGCAGTTAATTCGAAGCTTCTGGTTTTAGGGTTTCTTGTCGCTGTATATGCAACTGGAAGTCGTGGAGGAGAATCATCGACGTGTTTGACGGTGTACAAAAAAGGCGGTGCTCCGGCTGTGTTCCGATCTCCAAAATGTCCTCTCTGGGAGCTTCCAAATTATGATATTCGATCGCGAACCTCCACAAATGCTGCTGACGGCAGCCTTTGTCAATCTGCCATGCTTCAGGGTCGAAGAAAGTTTCAGGAGGATCGCACCTTCTGCGCCCTCGATATTCTCATTCCATTTCCTG GAAAAACTGGGCTTAGGGAGGTTATGGTTGGCATTGTAGCAGTTTTTGATGGTCATAACGGTGCTGAGGCTAGTGAGATGGCTTCAAAATTGCTGCTGGAGTATTTTGCTCTACATACATATTTTCTTTTGGATGCAACATATACTTTAGTGCTGAAGGAATCCACAGGAAGATTGCCTAGTAAGGAAGGAAAAGATGCTGCATTTCAGGTGTTAAATTGGGATGAAAAACTTGGTCGGCATGAATTGAACTTTGATAG GTCTAATTTTTTTGTGCCAGAAAAGTTTGATGATTCCTTTCATTTAAGAGTCCTGAAGGAAGCACTAATGAGGGCAATCCATGACATTGATGCAACATTTTCTATGGCAA CATCTCGAAAAAATCTTGATTCAGGTTCTACAGCCACCATTGTGCTTATAGCAGACGCTCACATATTAGTTGCCAATGTTGGAGATTCAAAGGCTCTTTTGTGCTCTGAAAAATTTCAGTCTCCTGCTGAGGCAAGAG CCACTTTATTAAGGTTATACAGAGAGCGGAGACGTAATGGAGTTGTTTCACCTGTAAGATATCATGACAACATTAAATTGATTACTTCCAATGGACTGGCACATTTTATTGTTGACGAATTGACTAGAGATCATCATCCGGATAGAGATGATGAAAAGTTTCGGGTGGAGACTGCTGGTGGGTATGTTCATGAGTGGGGTGGTGTGGCTAGAGTAAATGGCCAGTTGGCTGTTTCCCGAGCTATTGGCGATGTGTATTATAAGAG ATATGGTGTCATATCTGCACCCGAAGTGACAGACTGGCAACCTGTCTCCAAAAATGATACTTATCTAGTGGTTGCTTCTGATGGCATGTTTGAGAAGTTGAACTTGCAAGATGTGTGTGATCTACTTTGGGAAGTACACAGCCATGGAACTGAGAGGTCGGAACTTTCTTCTTCATGTTCACATTCATTAGCTGAATGCTTAGTGAACACTGCCATTGAAAGAGGCAGCATGGACAATGTGGCAACTGTTGTTGTTCCATTAGGCTCTCTAGGAATTCCCCAAAGATTGGTGAGGGAAAGGTGTATTGGTGACGATGATATGGATTGCTCATCTATAGGACTGAAGAAGCCCACCCATGGACTTTTAg ATAATGACCTCATTACTTCTGAACTCATACAGTTGAGACATGGACATCCTCTTATTTCCAAGTTTGACAGGTTATTG GTTGAAGGAAAACATGGGAACTTTGGATGTTATTACTTGTCTGAGAATTTAAATGATGCAAGTACCATGCAAGATCTAACTAATAACAGAGAAAGTTATTTGTATGACTTACCTCAGGCCCTACCAGAAGCATTCAGTCACCAGTATG ATGGACCTCTAAATTTGTACAATGACCTGAATTTGTGCTTGCGTTTTGGGACGATTGTTGGTGGAGCTAAAGATCAATGCCCTAATCCTGATGGCTTTGCTAATTTCCTTGGTTTACTTGAATCTATTCCTTTTCCCGATGATGGTTCAAATTATGGATCAAATGATTATGCAACGCCTAATCTAAG GTATGTGCTAAAGAAAAGGTTTGGTCGTGGATCATATGGTGAAGTGTGGCTGGGTCTTTATTGGAACTGTCATCAAGACAGCAATGCTTCAAAAAATGAGAATTTCTCATTTAGTAAATGTTCTAATCAAAATAGAAGTAAATCAGCTCATAGCACTGCTCACGATTGCAATGCTGGTTCTAATGACAACTTTTTCGTTCTTAAACGCATCATG GTGGAGAGGGGAGCTGCTGTTTACTTGAGTGGGCTACGAGAGAAATATTTTGGTGAAGTTTTTTTAAACGCCTCGAGGTGTCTTGGAGGTTTATTAGTAGATGGAATCATGAACTCTCCAGTTGAAGAATGGCAATCAGATTTTGAAGAAGTAATAGAAATCAATAAATCTGTTCATGAATTAGGAAACAATTGGCATTTTGCTAATATGCTTCCCCACAGATTTAGATTACAAAGATCTACTTATGAAGAAGGTTTGAACCATATAGCAAGATATGTAGAGTCTTTTGAATCACAATCTAATGAAATATGGCTTGTATTTCATCACGAAGGCTTGTCCTTGTCAAAGCTCATGTACTCTGTGGATTCAGCACAAGAAAAGATTGACGAAGTAAAACATGTTCAGGTGTTGCACCCATCCAAGTGGTGGCATTGGCTGAAAACAACAGAAGCAGGAAATGAAGAAATGCGCAACCTTATATGGCAGTTG CTGATAGCGCTGAAGTCATGCCATGACCGGAACATCACCCACAGAGATATCAAACCTG AAAACATGGTTATTTGCTTTGAAGATCAGGATTCTGGTAGATGCTTGAATGGAGTTCCTGGTGGGCACAAGAACTATACCACCAAAAT GCGCATTATTGATTTTGGCAGTGGGATGGATGAGTTCACTTTGAAACATTTGTATGGATCATCAGGACCTTCTAG GGCCGAACAAACTTATGAGTATGCTCCTCCTGAAGCGTTGCTTAATGCCAGCTGGTATCAAGGGCCACCAGGTTCAAATATGAA GTATGATATGTGGAGTGTTGGTGTTGTCATTCTAGAATTAGTTTTGGGATCACCAAATGTTTTCCAAGTAGGCTCTTTAACAAGAGCTCTTTTAGATCCACATATTGAGGGTTGGAATGAAGACCTTAAGGAGCTTGCATACAA GCTTAGGTCCTTCATGGAGCTGTGTATTTTAATCCCTGGGAGTTCCACAAAACATCATCAGCCAATGGGTGAA AGGAAGTTTCTGTTGAAGACATTATGTGCTGAAAAAAAGAATTCTATCTTGAGGTCCAGGGTGGAGCTTCACCTGCTTCTTGGAGATGCTCTGAAGAGTTCTTCTCACAACAAATCAAGAGTAGAGATCCTCTGA
- the LOC136218232 gene encoding uncharacterized protein isoform X4, whose amino-acid sequence MFAVNSKLLVLGFLVAVYATGSRGGESSTCLTVYKKGGAPAVFRSPKCPLWELPNYDIRSRTSTNAADGSLCQSAMLQGRRKFQEDRTFCALDILIPFPGKTGLREVMVGIVAVFDGHNGAEASEMASKLLLEYFALHTYFLLDATYTLVLKESTGRLPSKEGKDAAFQVLNWDEKLGRHELNFDRSNFFVPEKFDDSFHLRVLKEALMRAIHDIDATFSMATSRKNLDSGSTATIVLIADAHILVANVGDSKALLCSEKFQSPAEARATLLRLYRERRRNGVVSPVRYHDNIKLITSNGLAHFIVDELTRDHHPDRDDEKFRVETAGGYVHEWGGVARVNGQLAVSRAIGDVYYKRYGVISAPEVTDWQPVSKNDTYLVVASDGMFEKLNLQDVCDLLWEVHSHGTERSELSSSCSHSLAECLVNTAIERGSMDNVATVVVPLGSLGIPQRLVRERCIGDDDMDCSSIGLKKPTHGLLDNDLITSELIQLRHGHPLISKFDRLLVEGKHGNFGCYYLSENLNDASTMQDLTNNRESYLYDLPQALPEAFSHQYDGPLNLYNDLNLCLRFGTIVGGAKDQCPNPDGFANFLGLLESIPFPDDGSNYGSNDYATPNLRYVLKKRFGRGSYGEVWLGLYWNCHQDSNASKNENFSFSKCSNQNRSKSAHSTAHDCNAGSNDNFFVLKRIMVERGAAVYLSGLREKYFGEVFLNASRCLGGLLVDGIMNSPVEEWQSDFEEVIEINKSVHELGNNWHFANMLPHRFRLQRSTYEEGLNHIARYVESFESQSNEIWLVFHHEGLSLSKLMYSVDSAQEKIDEVKHVQVLHPSKWWHWLKTTEAGNEEMRNLIWQLLIALKSCHDRNITHRDIKPENMVICFEDQDSGRCLNGVPGGHKNYTTKMRIIDFGSGMDEFTLKHLYGSSGPSRAEQTYEYAPPEALLNASWYQGPPGSNMKYDMWSVGVVILELVLGSPNVFQVGSLTRALLDPHIEGWNEDLKELAYKLRSFMELCILIPGSSTKHHQPMGEKYATYFCFILITPFFITQNCCKPRK is encoded by the exons ATGTTCGCAGTTAATTCGAAGCTTCTGGTTTTAGGGTTTCTTGTCGCTGTATATGCAACTGGAAGTCGTGGAGGAGAATCATCGACGTGTTTGACGGTGTACAAAAAAGGCGGTGCTCCGGCTGTGTTCCGATCTCCAAAATGTCCTCTCTGGGAGCTTCCAAATTATGATATTCGATCGCGAACCTCCACAAATGCTGCTGACGGCAGCCTTTGTCAATCTGCCATGCTTCAGGGTCGAAGAAAGTTTCAGGAGGATCGCACCTTCTGCGCCCTCGATATTCTCATTCCATTTCCTG GAAAAACTGGGCTTAGGGAGGTTATGGTTGGCATTGTAGCAGTTTTTGATGGTCATAACGGTGCTGAGGCTAGTGAGATGGCTTCAAAATTGCTGCTGGAGTATTTTGCTCTACATACATATTTTCTTTTGGATGCAACATATACTTTAGTGCTGAAGGAATCCACAGGAAGATTGCCTAGTAAGGAAGGAAAAGATGCTGCATTTCAGGTGTTAAATTGGGATGAAAAACTTGGTCGGCATGAATTGAACTTTGATAG GTCTAATTTTTTTGTGCCAGAAAAGTTTGATGATTCCTTTCATTTAAGAGTCCTGAAGGAAGCACTAATGAGGGCAATCCATGACATTGATGCAACATTTTCTATGGCAA CATCTCGAAAAAATCTTGATTCAGGTTCTACAGCCACCATTGTGCTTATAGCAGACGCTCACATATTAGTTGCCAATGTTGGAGATTCAAAGGCTCTTTTGTGCTCTGAAAAATTTCAGTCTCCTGCTGAGGCAAGAG CCACTTTATTAAGGTTATACAGAGAGCGGAGACGTAATGGAGTTGTTTCACCTGTAAGATATCATGACAACATTAAATTGATTACTTCCAATGGACTGGCACATTTTATTGTTGACGAATTGACTAGAGATCATCATCCGGATAGAGATGATGAAAAGTTTCGGGTGGAGACTGCTGGTGGGTATGTTCATGAGTGGGGTGGTGTGGCTAGAGTAAATGGCCAGTTGGCTGTTTCCCGAGCTATTGGCGATGTGTATTATAAGAG ATATGGTGTCATATCTGCACCCGAAGTGACAGACTGGCAACCTGTCTCCAAAAATGATACTTATCTAGTGGTTGCTTCTGATGGCATGTTTGAGAAGTTGAACTTGCAAGATGTGTGTGATCTACTTTGGGAAGTACACAGCCATGGAACTGAGAGGTCGGAACTTTCTTCTTCATGTTCACATTCATTAGCTGAATGCTTAGTGAACACTGCCATTGAAAGAGGCAGCATGGACAATGTGGCAACTGTTGTTGTTCCATTAGGCTCTCTAGGAATTCCCCAAAGATTGGTGAGGGAAAGGTGTATTGGTGACGATGATATGGATTGCTCATCTATAGGACTGAAGAAGCCCACCCATGGACTTTTAg ATAATGACCTCATTACTTCTGAACTCATACAGTTGAGACATGGACATCCTCTTATTTCCAAGTTTGACAGGTTATTG GTTGAAGGAAAACATGGGAACTTTGGATGTTATTACTTGTCTGAGAATTTAAATGATGCAAGTACCATGCAAGATCTAACTAATAACAGAGAAAGTTATTTGTATGACTTACCTCAGGCCCTACCAGAAGCATTCAGTCACCAGTATG ATGGACCTCTAAATTTGTACAATGACCTGAATTTGTGCTTGCGTTTTGGGACGATTGTTGGTGGAGCTAAAGATCAATGCCCTAATCCTGATGGCTTTGCTAATTTCCTTGGTTTACTTGAATCTATTCCTTTTCCCGATGATGGTTCAAATTATGGATCAAATGATTATGCAACGCCTAATCTAAG GTATGTGCTAAAGAAAAGGTTTGGTCGTGGATCATATGGTGAAGTGTGGCTGGGTCTTTATTGGAACTGTCATCAAGACAGCAATGCTTCAAAAAATGAGAATTTCTCATTTAGTAAATGTTCTAATCAAAATAGAAGTAAATCAGCTCATAGCACTGCTCACGATTGCAATGCTGGTTCTAATGACAACTTTTTCGTTCTTAAACGCATCATG GTGGAGAGGGGAGCTGCTGTTTACTTGAGTGGGCTACGAGAGAAATATTTTGGTGAAGTTTTTTTAAACGCCTCGAGGTGTCTTGGAGGTTTATTAGTAGATGGAATCATGAACTCTCCAGTTGAAGAATGGCAATCAGATTTTGAAGAAGTAATAGAAATCAATAAATCTGTTCATGAATTAGGAAACAATTGGCATTTTGCTAATATGCTTCCCCACAGATTTAGATTACAAAGATCTACTTATGAAGAAGGTTTGAACCATATAGCAAGATATGTAGAGTCTTTTGAATCACAATCTAATGAAATATGGCTTGTATTTCATCACGAAGGCTTGTCCTTGTCAAAGCTCATGTACTCTGTGGATTCAGCACAAGAAAAGATTGACGAAGTAAAACATGTTCAGGTGTTGCACCCATCCAAGTGGTGGCATTGGCTGAAAACAACAGAAGCAGGAAATGAAGAAATGCGCAACCTTATATGGCAGTTG CTGATAGCGCTGAAGTCATGCCATGACCGGAACATCACCCACAGAGATATCAAACCTG AAAACATGGTTATTTGCTTTGAAGATCAGGATTCTGGTAGATGCTTGAATGGAGTTCCTGGTGGGCACAAGAACTATACCACCAAAAT GCGCATTATTGATTTTGGCAGTGGGATGGATGAGTTCACTTTGAAACATTTGTATGGATCATCAGGACCTTCTAG GGCCGAACAAACTTATGAGTATGCTCCTCCTGAAGCGTTGCTTAATGCCAGCTGGTATCAAGGGCCACCAGGTTCAAATATGAA GTATGATATGTGGAGTGTTGGTGTTGTCATTCTAGAATTAGTTTTGGGATCACCAAATGTTTTCCAAGTAGGCTCTTTAACAAGAGCTCTTTTAGATCCACATATTGAGGGTTGGAATGAAGACCTTAAGGAGCTTGCATACAA GCTTAGGTCCTTCATGGAGCTGTGTATTTTAATCCCTGGGAGTTCCACAAAACATCATCAGCCAATGGGTGAA AAATATGCAACATATTTCTGCTTTATCCTAATTACTCCCTTCTTCATCACCCAAAACTGTTGTAAACCAAGAAAATGA